From Denitrovibrio acetiphilus DSM 12809, the proteins below share one genomic window:
- a CDS encoding sensor domain-containing protein, which yields MIIEKICDERLFNSSFIGIALVDAAGAVIRFNNKMCELTGYSDEELKGILIATCLHPDYADSLLSFFKPVSGVVFDDAVFFVKFRKKDGAYIECVLNLFSISDKEGSNAGHVLYFNARTGDDAAQRQVNAGSDMQWIDIEDKDRKEEFLCNIFHGIQDSVLITDAGGVILSYNMKMLKLLGLNMEEMASFANLADISAEDLNIKIAEKFIRGAFDGADQQFTWQLKKPADDTIIDVEIFATSISKVGEDVLLITIKDITDKKRIEDELKNSETRYRLLVEHSPDGIIIHKKGVIKYVNPAGAVLLGGGQAEDILGRPVLQFFKENVHGVIRKRLKDLYDYKRSMPLEEGEMIRLDGQVINVEFASMPFELEGATAVQVVLRDITEKKKQDKYIRYLAMHDRLTGLPNRELLTDRISKGTARQKRGNLKNAVIYIDLDGFKPINDTLGHDAGDEALREIAVRLDKSVRGSDTVSRIGGDEFAVFLEGVAGKKEISRVADRILDSLNKPISINDHLFHVGASMGISIYPDDTVNLGELITFADKAMYYVKETGKNRYTYYSDVPAGV from the coding sequence TTGATAATAGAAAAAATATGCGACGAGCGTTTGTTTAACAGCTCTTTCATTGGCATAGCTCTTGTGGACGCGGCAGGGGCAGTAATACGCTTTAACAATAAAATGTGTGAGTTAACGGGGTACAGCGATGAGGAACTTAAGGGGATCCTTATTGCGACATGTCTGCACCCCGATTATGCTGACAGCCTTTTATCTTTTTTTAAACCTGTCTCTGGTGTTGTATTTGATGATGCTGTATTTTTTGTAAAGTTCAGGAAGAAGGACGGGGCGTATATTGAATGTGTCCTGAATTTATTTAGCATCAGTGATAAAGAAGGTTCTAATGCGGGGCATGTGCTCTATTTTAATGCACGCACAGGAGATGACGCTGCCCAGAGACAGGTGAATGCCGGCTCTGACATGCAGTGGATAGATATTGAAGATAAAGATAGAAAAGAGGAATTCCTTTGTAATATATTTCATGGGATTCAGGACTCTGTGCTTATAACTGATGCCGGAGGTGTTATCCTCAGCTACAATATGAAGATGCTGAAACTCCTTGGGTTGAATATGGAGGAGATGGCATCTTTTGCAAATCTGGCGGATATCTCTGCGGAAGACCTTAATATTAAGATCGCGGAGAAGTTTATCAGAGGGGCTTTTGACGGAGCAGATCAGCAATTTACGTGGCAGCTTAAGAAACCTGCTGACGACACAATTATTGACGTTGAAATCTTTGCCACAAGCATAAGCAAGGTGGGGGAAGATGTCCTGCTCATTACCATAAAGGACATTACAGACAAGAAAAGGATCGAAGACGAGCTTAAAAACTCTGAAACCAGATACCGTCTTTTAGTGGAACACTCTCCTGATGGAATAATCATTCATAAAAAAGGGGTAATAAAGTATGTAAACCCTGCCGGAGCAGTTTTGCTTGGCGGGGGGCAGGCTGAGGATATTCTTGGACGTCCTGTTTTGCAGTTTTTTAAAGAAAACGTTCATGGAGTTATCCGTAAACGCCTGAAAGACTTATATGACTATAAACGTTCTATGCCTCTTGAAGAAGGTGAGATGATACGTCTGGACGGACAGGTTATAAACGTGGAATTTGCCTCTATGCCCTTTGAGCTGGAAGGCGCAACTGCCGTTCAGGTTGTTCTGAGAGATATAACCGAGAAGAAAAAGCAGGATAAGTATATTAGATATCTTGCCATGCACGACAGGCTGACAGGTTTGCCCAACAGAGAGCTGCTGACTGACAGGATAAGCAAAGGAACCGCCAGACAAAAGAGGGGCAATCTGAAAAATGCGGTCATATATATTGATCTGGACGGATTTAAACCTATAAATGATACCCTCGGTCATGATGCCGGAGATGAAGCTCTGCGAGAGATCGCTGTCAGACTGGACAAATCTGTAAGGGGGAGTGATACAGTCTCAAGGATAGGGGGGGATGAATTCGCCGTTTTTCTGGAAGGGGTCGCAGGGAAAAAAGAGATAAGCAGAGTTGCCGACCGCATCCTGGACAGCCTTAATAAGCCGATAAGCATTAATGATCATTTATTTCATGTCGGTGCCAGCATGGGGATCAGCATCTATCCCGACGACACAGTTAATCTTGGAGAGCTGATTACTTTTGCCGATAAGGCGATGTATTACGTTAAAGAAACAGGTAAGAACAGGTATACATACTATAGTGATGTTCCGGCAGGTGTTTAG
- a CDS encoding DMT family transporter, with the protein MLKGILISLISACAYATLPILAKLGYEQGLTAVNMLTYRFCFGAGALAVLFLFIRRKALIPTPKLLLKCAGLGIGIYMIQSLFFFSALKYIPASTTSLLLYLYPLIVLILSTVFLKVKFRFASLISIILIMAGCCLVFYDAFTRHLNITGILLGLAAPITFGINLTLSQVVLKNERPASVALYMLMFTGAGYLVVNGGLDIASATSGQLMVGIALGVVPSAIAILTLYMAIDLIGATYVSVFSSIEPAVTLILAGILLGENIVVYQIYGVLLLMLGIVMPNVKLMKKQSKVI; encoded by the coding sequence ATGCTTAAAGGGATTTTGATTTCATTGATATCTGCGTGCGCATACGCAACTCTCCCTATTTTAGCCAAATTAGGTTACGAACAGGGATTAACAGCAGTAAATATGCTTACTTACCGATTTTGTTTCGGTGCGGGTGCCTTGGCGGTGCTCTTCTTGTTTATCAGGCGTAAAGCACTCATTCCAACACCAAAGCTGCTTTTAAAGTGTGCTGGGCTGGGGATAGGTATTTACATGATCCAGAGCCTGTTCTTCTTCTCTGCTCTGAAATATATTCCTGCATCCACAACATCACTGCTCCTATACCTTTATCCACTGATAGTTCTGATACTTTCAACAGTTTTTTTAAAAGTCAAATTCCGTTTCGCATCTCTTATATCTATAATCCTGATCATGGCCGGCTGCTGCCTTGTTTTCTATGACGCATTCACCCGCCACCTAAACATAACAGGAATACTGCTCGGACTGGCTGCTCCGATAACATTCGGCATAAACCTTACCTTGAGTCAGGTGGTTCTCAAAAATGAACGTCCAGCAAGTGTAGCCCTTTACATGCTGATGTTTACAGGTGCTGGCTATCTCGTTGTGAACGGCGGTCTGGACATTGCATCAGCGACAAGCGGACAGCTCATGGTCGGCATTGCACTCGGAGTTGTACCTTCCGCCATAGCGATTCTCACACTATACATGGCAATAGATCTTATAGGAGCAACATACGTGTCAGTATTCAGTTCAATAGAGCCTGCTGTAACACTTATACTTGCTGGGATACTTTTAGGTGAAAATATTGTTGTGTATCAGATATACGGAGTTCTGCTGCTGATGCTGGGTATAGTTATGCCAAACGTAAAACTCATGAAAAAACAGAGTAAAGTTATCTGA
- the recB gene encoding exodeoxyribonuclease V subunit beta translates to MKRKQMELLTAPLTGTSLIEANAGTGKTYNITALFTRMVTELQYPVESILVVTYTNAAVSDLKAKIYKRLNDVLLAMVSLRDSVEITMEDEFPLDYALKRKENLTKDIKLLKGAVRDFDQCAIFTIHGFCQRMLKENAFSGHVAYDIDLTGDSREILKKPVYNFWRENIYKMPQEAIKLLKSLTPDSLINFYMQVQSNQSITVAEPAVIVEPEDILKIISELTDCMTTVKTCFTSNETELRELLDSKRKNFPLDKRSYQARYVNDSFNELKKLTESGNIHCPLESENKKIYRLTNHSIEGKIEHVFFSLVHKWYDKEAEFRELSRLFESTLKYKLCLYMEEVLETHKQKNNIQSYDDLITRMRNSVMENEGHGNMSISVNRKFNAALIDEFQDTDPHQYDIFNTVFGRYGKPFFMIGDPKQAIYSFRGADVYVYLKAASEEGNQYTLTKNFRSAPELVDAVNSFFQRENAFMEPRIEYIPSVGGHKELALTVAEKPQPHMIVWETEKTKPEEIALSTARHISELLNKSSYGSAHINGKAVKPSDIAVLCRNKKEMTMVKEALTYCRVPAVVSGSENVFSSDEAVEMVNILSAVISPFSQSHIKTALASSAFGYTAKEIYHITETDQWDDITEEFRNYNDMISLRGFAPMFFHMASVRKLYKRLAKLPSGERKLTNLIHITELAQQFEANRKAAPQDILRWMKEKISNAEMRDEESELKMDSDENAVTIITIHKSKGLEYNIVYTPFLMFSRGNNKRPDYAKYHKEDKFILDVAGTDEAIEKTQQEEQQEKLRIAYVALTRAKSVCFTAWGEGTGHDKSALAYLINGEQSKFDSGRLHSFFRGSNVAIKPLPDTAVQTYKGSEIQPTGKNRTFTSEITPPWQINSFSRLIHSSSSVRDTDQFTMKDETSDSSGRLDIFTFPKGAKAGTCLHECMEETDFENFSALSVAETVEERLKAFSFDTDFTPAVTQNILTILNKDMHGTCLKDLKQGDYIHEMEFQIATKPFRPEPVSEIFRNSGQNDYADAASTLSFDAMQGFMNGFADLIFCQRGQYYVLDWKSNHLGMTPENYSMERMHAEMLGSHYYMQMHIYTLALHMHLQRYLKGYSYDKHMGGGIYVFMRGIHEKGNEGIYFHRPEKDTICRLEELVKR, encoded by the coding sequence ATGAAACGCAAACAGATGGAACTGCTTACCGCCCCTCTGACAGGCACAAGCCTGATAGAAGCCAACGCAGGTACAGGAAAAACATACAACATTACCGCCCTCTTTACACGAATGGTCACAGAGCTTCAGTACCCTGTGGAGAGCATCCTTGTAGTTACTTACACAAATGCCGCAGTGTCTGATCTGAAAGCCAAAATATATAAAAGGCTTAATGATGTACTGCTGGCTATGGTCTCCCTGCGGGACAGCGTAGAAATAACTATGGAGGATGAATTCCCTCTGGACTATGCCCTTAAGCGGAAGGAAAACCTCACAAAAGATATTAAGCTTCTAAAAGGCGCTGTGCGTGACTTTGACCAGTGTGCGATATTCACAATACACGGCTTTTGTCAGCGCATGTTGAAGGAAAACGCTTTCAGCGGACATGTTGCGTATGACATCGACCTCACCGGCGACAGCAGAGAGATATTGAAAAAGCCTGTATATAACTTCTGGCGGGAAAATATCTATAAAATGCCGCAAGAGGCTATAAAACTTCTGAAAAGTCTTACACCGGACAGCCTCATCAATTTTTATATGCAAGTACAGAGCAATCAGTCCATAACCGTAGCCGAACCTGCGGTGATTGTGGAACCGGAAGATATCCTAAAAATAATATCCGAACTGACAGACTGCATGACTACAGTAAAAACCTGCTTCACAAGCAATGAAACGGAGCTGAGAGAACTGCTTGACAGCAAAAGAAAAAACTTTCCACTGGACAAAAGGTCATATCAGGCGAGATATGTTAATGACTCTTTTAACGAATTAAAAAAACTCACAGAGTCAGGCAATATCCATTGCCCGCTGGAATCTGAAAACAAAAAGATATACAGGCTCACAAACCACAGTATAGAAGGGAAAATTGAACATGTTTTCTTCAGTCTGGTGCATAAATGGTACGATAAAGAGGCTGAATTCAGAGAGCTGTCCAGACTTTTTGAATCCACACTGAAATACAAACTGTGCCTATACATGGAAGAAGTGCTGGAAACCCACAAGCAAAAAAACAACATCCAGTCCTACGATGACTTGATAACCAGAATGAGAAATTCGGTAATGGAAAACGAAGGTCACGGAAACATGAGCATCAGCGTAAACCGTAAATTTAACGCTGCACTGATAGACGAATTTCAGGACACCGACCCCCACCAATATGACATTTTTAATACTGTTTTCGGCAGATACGGTAAACCGTTCTTCATGATAGGAGACCCTAAGCAGGCAATTTATTCATTCAGAGGGGCAGATGTCTATGTATATCTTAAAGCTGCCTCAGAGGAAGGAAATCAGTATACTCTGACAAAAAACTTCCGATCCGCACCGGAGCTGGTTGATGCAGTAAACAGCTTCTTTCAAAGGGAAAACGCTTTCATGGAACCAAGGATAGAATATATCCCATCCGTTGGCGGACACAAAGAGCTGGCTCTAACTGTGGCTGAAAAACCACAACCCCATATGATAGTGTGGGAAACCGAAAAAACTAAACCTGAAGAGATCGCTCTGTCCACGGCAAGGCACATATCTGAACTGCTGAACAAGTCCTCATATGGGTCTGCACATATAAACGGCAAAGCTGTGAAACCTTCTGACATAGCAGTTCTCTGCCGTAACAAAAAAGAGATGACTATGGTGAAAGAAGCACTGACATACTGCCGTGTTCCCGCTGTGGTTTCAGGGTCAGAAAACGTCTTTTCCAGTGACGAAGCTGTAGAGATGGTCAATATACTCTCCGCTGTAATTTCCCCTTTCAGTCAATCTCATATAAAGACAGCCCTTGCGTCCTCTGCGTTCGGATACACCGCAAAAGAGATTTATCACATCACTGAAACAGACCAGTGGGACGACATCACAGAAGAATTCAGGAACTATAACGACATGATAAGCCTGCGTGGTTTTGCTCCGATGTTTTTTCATATGGCATCTGTAAGAAAGCTTTATAAAAGGCTGGCAAAACTGCCGTCGGGAGAGAGAAAACTCACTAACCTTATACACATAACAGAGCTTGCCCAACAGTTTGAGGCGAACAGAAAAGCCGCACCGCAGGACATACTGCGATGGATGAAAGAGAAGATAAGCAACGCAGAAATGCGTGATGAGGAATCCGAACTTAAGATGGACAGTGACGAAAATGCTGTAACCATCATCACCATACACAAGAGCAAGGGGCTGGAATACAACATCGTGTACACCCCTTTCCTGATGTTTTCCAGGGGCAATAACAAAAGACCCGACTATGCGAAATACCATAAAGAAGACAAATTCATTCTGGATGTGGCAGGGACTGACGAAGCCATAGAAAAAACACAGCAGGAAGAACAGCAGGAAAAACTGCGCATAGCCTATGTTGCACTCACAAGAGCAAAATCGGTCTGTTTTACTGCATGGGGCGAAGGGACAGGGCACGACAAATCTGCTCTAGCTTATCTCATAAACGGAGAACAGAGCAAATTTGACAGCGGCAGGCTTCACTCCTTTTTCAGAGGGAGCAATGTAGCGATAAAGCCTCTGCCTGACACGGCTGTGCAGACATATAAAGGTTCTGAAATACAACCGACGGGCAAAAACAGGACATTCACATCAGAGATTACGCCTCCATGGCAGATAAACAGCTTTTCCCGTCTGATACACTCTTCCTCCAGCGTCAGAGACACAGACCAATTTACTATGAAAGATGAGACATCTGATTCGTCCGGCAGGCTTGATATCTTCACGTTCCCAAAAGGGGCGAAGGCTGGAACCTGTCTTCATGAATGTATGGAAGAGACCGATTTTGAAAATTTCAGTGCGCTTTCTGTAGCTGAAACTGTTGAAGAACGACTTAAAGCTTTCTCCTTTGATACAGATTTCACACCTGCTGTCACACAGAACATACTGACGATACTCAATAAAGATATGCATGGGACATGCCTGAAAGACCTAAAGCAAGGCGACTATATCCACGAAATGGAATTTCAGATCGCCACAAAGCCTTTCAGACCGGAACCCGTATCAGAGATTTTCAGAAACAGCGGACAAAATGACTATGCAGACGCAGCATCAACTTTATCATTCGACGCTATGCAGGGCTTTATGAACGGCTTCGCTGACCTGATATTTTGCCAGAGAGGACAGTATTATGTTCTGGACTGGAAATCAAACCATCTTGGCATGACACCGGAGAACTACAGTATGGAAAGGATGCACGCAGAAATGCTCGGCAGTCACTACTACATGCAGATGCATATCTATACCCTTGCACTTCACATGCATCTACAAAGGTATCTGAAGGGCTACAGCTATGATAAACATATGGGAGGGGGAATATATGTCTTCATGCGCGGCATACATGAAAAGGGCAACGAAGGGATATATTTCCACCGCCCCGAAAAGGACACGATATGCCGACTGGAAGAGCTGGTGAAAAGATGA
- the recD gene encoding exodeoxyribonuclease V subunit alpha, whose protein sequence is MPTGRAGEKMINLLLQLQEQKLLRDIDIYFARNLADTFGAPEGALLFALVFNVTEGGNTCLNMAEPEKISFYKSFNKEINNAFSENVIAGLITKGALCEAPAISAPFIKAGSSIYMKSFYSDENSVGIYIKNRVSAPYIMTPETEKLIDKYFPENNMQKAAAINTAMNSFSVISGGPGTGKTSTVFNLLAVLAEMSSEPVKIAVCAPTGKAAARLTESISEKREEYKHEAFIDQIPEKALTIHRLLGMAGDSRVPRFNKENKLPYDVVVADEASMIDVRNMAKLTEALSDDCRLILLGDKDQLASVQPGAVMGDICSAAPVDEFSTDRAEILSKYTTGTIKAGKSPYADVTIMLDKSYRYDSNAGIGLLAAAAGRGDHKTALEVLLNDTTKKVEFLELDNNFETAAGGYVLRHFESYSREQDQNLAIEAFNKFRILTPHRQMNGGTAHINTIAQQTLFRAGHTDNTKHFYHGMPVMVVENDYSLNIFNGETGLILGNSELKSCFAHDKDKIRHITPARLPAHVPAYSMTVHKSQGSEFDHVLFILPDSDSAILTRELFYTAVTRAKTKLTVISTKDAVRKCLSAKIERSSGLFI, encoded by the coding sequence ATGCCGACTGGAAGAGCTGGTGAAAAGATGATAAATTTACTGCTACAGCTTCAGGAGCAAAAACTCCTTCGTGATATAGACATATATTTTGCAAGGAATCTTGCAGATACCTTCGGAGCACCGGAAGGCGCGCTTCTTTTTGCGCTCGTCTTCAACGTTACCGAGGGGGGGAATACCTGCCTGAACATGGCAGAGCCTGAAAAGATTTCATTCTATAAATCCTTTAACAAAGAAATCAATAATGCCTTCAGCGAAAATGTGATCGCCGGACTCATAACAAAAGGTGCGCTCTGCGAGGCTCCGGCTATCTCTGCTCCGTTTATAAAAGCGGGCAGCAGTATATATATGAAAAGTTTCTATTCTGATGAAAACTCTGTGGGGATTTATATAAAAAACAGAGTTTCAGCCCCATACATCATGACGCCGGAAACAGAAAAGTTAATAGATAAGTATTTCCCTGAAAATAACATGCAGAAAGCAGCGGCAATAAACACCGCCATGAACAGCTTCAGCGTAATATCAGGGGGCCCCGGTACGGGTAAGACCTCCACTGTTTTCAATCTGCTTGCAGTTCTGGCAGAGATGAGCAGTGAGCCTGTTAAAATAGCCGTATGCGCACCAACCGGTAAAGCCGCGGCACGGCTGACAGAATCTATCTCTGAAAAACGTGAAGAATACAAACACGAAGCTTTCATAGACCAGATACCGGAAAAAGCACTAACCATACACAGACTGCTGGGTATGGCTGGAGACAGCCGTGTGCCGAGGTTTAACAAAGAGAACAAACTCCCCTATGATGTCGTTGTAGCCGACGAGGCGTCCATGATTGATGTGCGTAATATGGCAAAGCTGACAGAAGCTTTAAGCGATGACTGCCGTCTCATTCTGCTGGGCGATAAAGATCAGCTCGCATCCGTTCAGCCGGGTGCCGTTATGGGTGACATATGCAGTGCGGCACCTGTTGATGAATTTAGTACAGACCGAGCAGAGATACTGTCAAAATACACAACCGGAACAATCAAAGCCGGTAAATCCCCGTACGCTGATGTAACAATAATGCTGGACAAAAGCTACAGATACGACAGTAACGCAGGCATCGGTCTTCTGGCGGCTGCGGCAGGCAGAGGTGACCATAAAACAGCACTGGAAGTCCTTCTGAACGACACAACAAAAAAGGTTGAGTTTCTGGAACTGGATAATAATTTCGAAACTGCGGCAGGCGGGTATGTTCTGAGACATTTTGAAAGCTACAGCAGGGAACAGGATCAGAATCTGGCAATAGAAGCTTTCAATAAATTTCGCATTCTCACTCCACACAGGCAGATGAACGGCGGAACCGCCCACATAAATACCATAGCGCAGCAAACACTTTTCAGAGCGGGACACACTGATAATACAAAGCATTTCTACCACGGTATGCCGGTTATGGTTGTAGAAAATGACTATAGCCTGAATATTTTCAACGGTGAGACAGGGCTTATTTTAGGTAACTCTGAATTGAAATCGTGTTTCGCCCACGATAAGGACAAGATAAGACACATCACACCAGCAAGGCTTCCGGCGCATGTTCCGGCATATTCCATGACAGTTCACAAAAGTCAGGGTTCAGAGTTTGACCATGTGCTCTTTATCCTGCCTGACTCTGACAGCGCCATACTGACAAGAGAGCTGTTTTATACTGCGGTAACAAGAGCTAAAACCAAACTGACCGTAATATCAACAAAAGATGCCGTCAGAAAATGCCTGTCTGCGAAAATTGAACGCTCATCCGGTCTCTTCATCTGA
- the recC gene encoding exodeoxyribonuclease V subunit gamma — MLKIYTGNRLERLLEKMDMNICSAGSGPLTKVPICIQTPGMQRWIGIKLAELTGISANLDFIFPGALMKRLAGVGAGEKAPWPEKNELVWKVYSKLNSLPSEQFYEHIRNYLEGDINGIRAYRLAGRIADVFDQYQVYRPQMVLDWLSVKPKNPPVEDNDIWQMELFRSIFPHGSGCKTTIFDKFIKNCTKGANNCPALKTPIHIFGISVLPAFFIEMLKAASQYTDIYFYLLSPTRQYWGDSKTIREKRRLEKITQKSAEELYIEEKHELLDNLGVIGRDFFDYLFGSDDSFLTEEEYFDIAKNSVLQTVQAEILDLEYGNEKPSHDNSIIINNCHNPLREMETLYDQLLELFNNDQTLRPSDILVMTTDIEKYAPYIKAVFDNPYSERERIPYSIADVSEKQTNRPAGIFLELLSTLRGDFSLADVMRILSYDLIADKFSIKRSDLSTLSTMLQNAGAMWSYGREHLRKEGLTIDDTFTWERALRRVALGLAEGSSGSIYSEAAVKNVPFSLSVQIGGLMRFADLSSKYAEQMDSEKTIPEWCALMQALADDYIKETFDNADDILHLSKCIADINTEAENGDFTEAVPAAPVLERLTESLSETRGAKGFISGRVTFCAMLPMRSIPFRVICVAGLDENTFPRQKVSLEFDLMAKSPKPGDRNNRDSDRYLFLETLISAQDTLILSYTGQSERDNAELLPSTLITELNTHLKGRFGIEDITLKQKLHSFSRDYFSNEKLFTYSSDKYNTSRAFSSEKTGHRFSTLPIEVQMPDEVSLADFENFFISPPDYFLRKVLEIRPKLRDESLPENEIMCPDPLLQYKIIDNALRERLEGKDPDNALEYLYKTAQLPPENLGRLSITETLNTSMELNRTVTETLGGTPEEQKIDSAIDGLHISGTIFGVSGNRYVYAKPASIKPKDIIRGWIRHLLLCQKASITTTLCGGGNTVEIPPADSGHLNNLVEIFKEGHKSPLRFHITDGIRELNDRVLKSSFLEDSHNSVASDYAFRICFGADTTLDRDAAEKIINPLLLTLRGAK, encoded by the coding sequence ATGCTTAAAATATACACCGGAAACAGGCTTGAAAGATTACTGGAAAAGATGGACATGAACATATGCAGTGCCGGCTCTGGTCCGCTTACTAAAGTGCCTATATGCATACAGACGCCTGGTATGCAGCGCTGGATAGGTATAAAGCTGGCAGAGCTGACAGGGATCAGTGCAAATCTTGATTTTATATTTCCGGGAGCCCTGATGAAAAGGCTGGCAGGTGTCGGTGCAGGGGAGAAAGCCCCATGGCCGGAAAAAAACGAACTTGTCTGGAAAGTTTATTCTAAGCTGAACTCACTGCCTTCTGAACAGTTCTACGAACATATAAGGAACTACCTCGAAGGAGATATTAACGGAATACGAGCTTACCGGCTTGCCGGCAGGATAGCGGATGTATTTGACCAGTATCAGGTTTACAGACCGCAGATGGTTCTCGACTGGCTGAGTGTTAAACCGAAAAATCCACCTGTAGAAGATAATGATATATGGCAGATGGAGCTTTTCCGGTCAATTTTCCCTCATGGTTCGGGATGTAAAACAACTATCTTCGATAAATTCATAAAAAACTGCACAAAAGGAGCAAACAACTGCCCCGCTCTGAAAACTCCTATACACATATTCGGCATAAGCGTACTGCCCGCTTTTTTCATAGAAATGCTCAAAGCCGCATCGCAGTATACAGACATATATTTTTACCTGCTGAGCCCGACAAGACAATATTGGGGGGACAGCAAAACCATAAGAGAGAAACGCAGACTGGAGAAAATCACACAGAAATCAGCAGAAGAATTATACATAGAAGAGAAGCATGAGCTTCTTGATAATCTGGGTGTAATAGGGAGAGACTTTTTCGACTATCTGTTCGGTTCTGACGACAGCTTTCTCACAGAAGAGGAATATTTTGACATAGCAAAAAACTCTGTCCTGCAGACAGTTCAGGCTGAGATACTCGATCTTGAATATGGCAATGAAAAACCTTCCCACGACAATTCAATTATCATAAATAACTGCCATAACCCTCTCCGTGAAATGGAAACTCTCTACGATCAGCTCCTTGAACTTTTTAATAATGATCAGACACTGAGACCTTCAGACATACTGGTAATGACCACAGACATAGAGAAATATGCGCCATACATCAAAGCTGTTTTTGACAATCCATACAGCGAGCGGGAACGCATCCCATACTCCATTGCCGACGTGAGCGAAAAGCAGACAAACAGACCTGCGGGAATATTTCTCGAGCTACTAAGCACTTTGCGAGGAGACTTTAGCTTAGCTGATGTAATGCGCATACTTTCATACGACTTAATAGCAGATAAATTCAGTATTAAGCGTTCCGATCTTTCCACGCTCTCCACCATGCTTCAAAACGCAGGAGCCATGTGGAGCTACGGCAGGGAGCACCTCAGAAAGGAGGGGCTTACCATTGACGATACTTTCACATGGGAACGCGCACTGCGGCGTGTTGCGCTCGGACTTGCGGAAGGCAGCAGCGGCAGCATATACAGCGAAGCAGCGGTAAAGAATGTTCCATTCTCTCTTTCTGTACAGATAGGCGGACTTATGCGTTTCGCAGATTTGTCTTCAAAATATGCAGAACAGATGGATTCGGAGAAAACAATACCAGAGTGGTGTGCTCTGATGCAGGCTCTTGCAGATGACTATATCAAAGAAACTTTTGATAATGCCGATGACATATTGCACCTTTCAAAGTGCATAGCAGACATAAACACAGAAGCAGAAAACGGAGACTTCACAGAGGCTGTTCCGGCGGCACCTGTTCTGGAAAGGCTCACAGAATCGCTTTCTGAAACACGCGGAGCAAAAGGATTTATATCCGGACGCGTCACCTTCTGCGCCATGCTTCCCATGAGAAGCATACCATTCAGGGTTATATGCGTGGCGGGACTTGACGAAAATACTTTTCCCAGACAAAAAGTATCTCTTGAGTTCGACCTGATGGCAAAAAGCCCTAAGCCGGGGGACAGAAACAACAGAGACAGCGACAGATACCTATTTCTTGAAACCCTCATATCCGCTCAGGATACCCTTATACTAAGCTATACCGGTCAAAGCGAACGTGACAATGCAGAACTGCTGCCATCAACATTGATAACGGAACTGAATACTCACCTGAAAGGCAGATTCGGTATAGAAGACATAACACTTAAGCAGAAATTACATAGTTTCTCACGTGATTACTTTTCGAATGAGAAACTATTCACATATTCATCTGACAAATATAATACTTCAAGAGCCTTCTCGTCTGAAAAGACCGGACACAGGTTCAGCACACTGCCCATTGAGGTTCAGATGCCTGACGAGGTCTCTCTGGCAGACTTTGAGAACTTCTTTATAAGCCCTCCGGACTACTTCCTGCGTAAGGTGCTTGAGATACGTCCGAAACTGCGGGATGAATCCCTTCCGGAAAATGAAATCATGTGTCCGGATCCGCTATTGCAGTACAAAATAATAGACAATGCTCTTCGTGAAAGACTGGAGGGCAAAGACCCTGATAATGCATTGGAGTATCTTTACAAAACAGCACAACTCCCTCCAGAGAACCTGGGCAGACTCTCCATCACAGAAACTCTGAATACCAGCATGGAGCTGAACAGAACCGTCACAGAAACACTGGGCGGAACACCCGAAGAGCAGAAAATCGACAGTGCCATTGACGGTCTGCACATATCAGGAACAATATTCGGCGTAAGCGGAAACAGGTATGTATATGCCAAACCTGCAAGTATAAAACCGAAAGACATCATCAGAGGGTGGATAAGACATCTTCTCCTTTGTCAAAAAGCATCCATAACTACGACTCTATGCGGAGGCGGCAACACGGTAGAGATCCCGCCTGCGGACAGTGGACACCTGAATAATCTGGTGGAGATATTCAAAGAGGGGCATAAATCACCTTTACGCTTTCACATAACTGACGGAATACGTGAGCTGAACGATAGAGTGTTAAAAAGCTCTTTTCTTGAAGACAGCCATAACAGCGTAGCGTCCGACTATGCTTTCCGCATATGCTTCGGAGCAGATACAACGCTTGACAGAGACGCAGCAGAAAAGATTATTAATCCCCTACTGCTGACACTGAGGGGTGCGAAATGA